The following proteins come from a genomic window of Halorubrum lacusprofundi ATCC 49239:
- the merA gene encoding mercury(II) reductase, which produces MPSPTDYDLVILGGGAAAFAAITEASRQGLSTAMVNTGLPIGGTCVNVGCVPSKHLLAVAEHGAAASDNPFDAVTYTEEPTVDWTEALDGTDEIVERFRQENYVDVAEHFETDIYEGYGQLIDDTTIEVVDGLDKGTRIAGEKALIATGSSPWAPPIDGLDDVEYYTSETILDERDLPESISIIGGGYIALEWGQILHRVGVDITILQRSDRILSGMEVQLGREIQRAFREEGIDIVTGNDFQQVQSAAADGGTEAIQQGVTVETTVDGDSRVFTAEALFVATGVQPNSQNIGLEALGVETEPDGAIRVDECFQTTNSDIYAAGDVIGEPELETVAAKEGNHVVKNAFGDEGATIDYNAVPAVVFTSPEVAAVGTTELEYMNEHGTCSCRTVQMEDVPRAKAVKNTDGLVQVVKHHETDEIVGVHMVGPRAADMIMEATLAVKFDLTVDDIIDTVHPFPTFSEAFKQTCQTFRRDTSKMSCCIE; this is translated from the coding sequence ATGCCCAGCCCGACAGACTATGATCTCGTGATTCTCGGTGGCGGTGCGGCAGCATTCGCGGCAATCACCGAAGCCAGCCGGCAGGGCCTCTCGACGGCGATGGTGAACACCGGCCTACCGATCGGCGGAACGTGCGTGAACGTCGGCTGTGTCCCCAGCAAACACCTCCTAGCGGTCGCTGAGCACGGCGCCGCAGCGTCGGACAACCCATTCGACGCCGTCACTTACACAGAGGAACCGACCGTCGACTGGACCGAAGCACTCGACGGGACCGACGAAATCGTCGAGCGATTCCGACAGGAGAACTACGTCGACGTCGCCGAGCACTTCGAGACCGACATCTACGAAGGCTACGGCCAACTGATCGACGACACGACCATCGAGGTGGTCGATGGCCTCGACAAAGGGACCCGAATCGCCGGCGAAAAGGCTCTCATCGCGACCGGAAGTTCACCGTGGGCGCCACCCATTGACGGCCTCGACGACGTCGAGTACTACACCAGCGAGACCATTCTCGACGAACGCGACCTCCCAGAGAGCATCTCCATCATCGGCGGCGGGTACATCGCACTGGAGTGGGGGCAGATCCTCCACCGCGTTGGCGTCGACATCACGATCCTTCAGCGCTCCGACCGCATCCTCTCGGGGATGGAGGTGCAGCTCGGCCGAGAGATACAACGAGCCTTCCGTGAAGAGGGTATCGACATCGTGACCGGCAACGACTTCCAGCAGGTCCAAAGTGCGGCGGCAGACGGTGGCACTGAAGCAATTCAACAGGGCGTCACGGTGGAAACGACTGTCGATGGCGACTCCCGGGTGTTCACCGCAGAGGCACTCTTCGTCGCGACTGGAGTCCAGCCCAATAGCCAAAATATCGGTCTAGAGGCGCTGGGCGTCGAGACTGAGCCTGACGGGGCGATCCGCGTTGACGAGTGCTTCCAGACCACAAATTCCGACATATACGCGGCGGGCGACGTCATCGGCGAGCCCGAACTGGAGACGGTCGCCGCCAAGGAGGGCAACCACGTCGTCAAGAACGCGTTTGGCGACGAGGGGGCCACCATCGACTACAACGCCGTCCCGGCGGTCGTCTTCACCAGTCCCGAGGTCGCCGCCGTCGGCACGACCGAACTGGAGTACATGAACGAACACGGCACCTGTTCTTGTCGGACTGTCCAGATGGAGGACGTCCCGCGGGCAAAGGCTGTCAAGAACACGGATGGGCTCGTCCAGGTCGTCAAACACCACGAGACCGACGAAATCGTCGGCGTCCACATGGTCGGCCCCCGCGCCGCCGACATGATAATGGAGGCCACGCTGGCCGTGAAGTTCGACCTGACCGTCGACGACATCATCGACACGGTCCATCCGTTCCCGACGTTCTCCGAAGCGTTCAAACAGACCTGCCAGACGTTCCGGCGTGATACATCGAAAATGAGTTGCTGTATCGAGTGA
- a CDS encoding winged helix-turn-helix transcriptional regulator has translation MADTTSEASICDVDGTCYCPLTGVIDTLSRKYAMQLVSIIGAHDSLRFAEIEDHLPTASTSTISKRLDEFEEAGLVSRSQYNEIPSRVEYALTEDGDEVRTLREPLLEG, from the coding sequence ATGGCAGATACCACCTCAGAAGCGTCCATCTGCGACGTCGACGGAACGTGCTACTGTCCACTCACGGGCGTCATCGATACGTTGAGTCGGAAATACGCGATGCAACTGGTCAGTATCATCGGCGCGCACGACTCGTTGCGATTCGCGGAGATCGAGGACCACCTGCCGACTGCGAGCACGTCCACGATCTCGAAGCGCCTCGACGAGTTCGAGGAGGCAGGGCTCGTCTCACGGTCGCAGTACAACGAAATCCCATCGCGTGTGGAATATGCGCTGACGGAGGACGGTGACGAAGTTCGGACGCTGCGGGAGCCACTTCTGGAGGGATGA
- a CDS encoding molybdopterin-dependent oxidoreductase, giving the protein MNIESARLSTPSSFERRTSLLVGILGVAGSFAFAGATTDFVVTPVSSTVVDLTPGVVVITTIQLLGTLSELVAFIVALLATVMILSGAALVGNQIGSRTGDWFGVMLGVYFTGWCVAALITRSPVPALAVAIPMGITAGLRERSHGRDTQTSVDDRRRRALKTVAALLGAVGLGTVLGLRDGPVDTAPLSAIPSSERETIERRPGHARQQSLDIDGIPGLVSSVSEFYEVDINTINPDISASEWSLSITGAVENEQTVNYTDLTAMEPVHQFITLRCVGDLLNGELMDTAL; this is encoded by the coding sequence ATGAACATCGAATCCGCACGGCTCTCCACACCGTCCAGCTTCGAACGTCGGACGTCGTTGCTGGTCGGGATCCTCGGAGTCGCCGGGTCGTTTGCGTTCGCCGGAGCGACAACGGATTTCGTCGTCACTCCAGTCAGTTCGACTGTAGTCGACTTGACGCCCGGTGTAGTCGTTATCACGACGATCCAGCTACTGGGAACCCTGAGCGAACTGGTGGCGTTCATCGTTGCACTGCTCGCCACGGTCATGATCCTCTCGGGTGCGGCCCTTGTTGGCAACCAAATCGGCAGCCGAACCGGTGACTGGTTCGGTGTGATGCTCGGCGTGTACTTCACAGGGTGGTGCGTTGCAGCGCTCATCACGCGGTCACCAGTCCCCGCTCTAGCAGTTGCGATCCCAATGGGGATTACTGCCGGCCTCCGAGAGCGGTCACACGGACGAGACACCCAGACGTCAGTAGATGACCGGCGTCGACGAGCGCTGAAGACCGTCGCAGCACTCCTCGGTGCAGTCGGGCTCGGAACTGTACTCGGCCTCCGTGACGGACCGGTCGACACCGCACCCCTGTCAGCAATCCCGTCCAGCGAGCGAGAAACCATCGAACGTCGCCCGGGGCATGCTCGGCAGCAATCACTGGATATCGACGGTATTCCGGGACTTGTCAGCTCGGTTAGCGAGTTCTACGAGGTCGATATCAACACGATCAATCCGGATATCTCTGCCTCAGAATGGAGCCTCTCCATCACGGGAGCTGTCGAAAACGAACAGACCGTCAACTACACTGACCTCACGGCGATGGAGCCAGTCCATCAGTTCATCACCCTCCGATGTGTGGGGGATCTGCTCAACGGCGAACTCATGGATACCGCGCTCTGA
- a CDS encoding DUF7546 family protein, giving the protein MNLSAHTREWVSSVEIERRTARFWIVVVLLEGFLLLAYFALTTAEPTTEVRYLVYPFVWINAGLWAVRRVTPTPGTRTHRAVGIVIAIAYLFVVLYIPGTIGFGATGTPTDLRIAMYAPGWGPLVAFTSPWLRLYLVPFEVLGYASLAYLVYANVLDLTRSTFSGALGLVTCVGCTVPVLTPLVGVLGGPAAGLTTTAYAWSYDIGTIIFLLTVGLLSWSHRRSRS; this is encoded by the coding sequence ATGAATCTGTCCGCGCACACCCGCGAGTGGGTTTCGTCGGTAGAGATAGAACGGCGCACAGCACGGTTCTGGATTGTCGTGGTTCTCCTCGAGGGATTTCTCCTACTCGCGTACTTCGCACTCACGACTGCCGAGCCCACTACTGAGGTTCGCTATCTCGTCTACCCCTTCGTCTGGATCAATGCCGGCCTGTGGGCCGTTCGACGCGTCACCCCCACTCCGGGGACGCGAACACATCGAGCAGTCGGGATCGTCATTGCGATCGCATACCTGTTCGTCGTTCTGTACATTCCCGGGACGATCGGGTTCGGGGCCACAGGTACACCAACCGATCTTCGTATAGCGATGTACGCACCAGGGTGGGGACCCCTCGTGGCATTCACCAGCCCGTGGCTTCGGCTGTATCTCGTTCCGTTCGAGGTACTCGGGTATGCGTCACTGGCGTATCTCGTGTACGCTAACGTGCTGGACCTGACCCGAAGTACGTTCAGCGGCGCGCTCGGACTCGTTACCTGTGTCGGCTGTACTGTGCCAGTCCTCACGCCACTCGTCGGCGTTCTCGGTGGGCCCGCCGCCGGCCTCACGACCACGGCGTACGCGTGGTCGTACGATATCGGGACGATAATCTTCCTGCTCACGGTCGGGTTGCTCTCGTGGAGCCATCGGAGGAGTCGTTCATGA
- a CDS encoding heme o synthase, giving the protein MTTAPQLERKLPIPNVPVTNLLAASALGVYLLVVLGATTSLLDGAVACPTWPACNGQWIVSLSDPALAAAWGHRFVTLVVGLLLLGTMVVAWIRPVESRVRLALGVAGVLYPGQIVLGALTAVTRTSSLLPAAHLVVGMGIFSGLLVALLWQLESESAPSVAVTETEPAAPAGDLVTTEQASSPAHERSNGGADLGQMSRVRAYVALTKPKLMWLLCLVALASMGLAAGTSLDPGTAVATLTGGVLSIGASGTFNNVLERDVDRHMDRTADRPVVQGQISPRRATAFGLLLAAASVGVFVVFVNALAAALGLLAILFYSVVYTLVLKPHTTQNIVIGGVVGAFPALIGWAAVENTVGMPAIILGTVIFLWTPAHFYNLALAYREDYAAAGFPMLPVVRGEATTRRHILLYLGATLLGAVALGATTRLDWLYAVTIVLVGGVFLWATVRLFRERTEQAAFRTFHASNAYLGGLLIAILVDTLLV; this is encoded by the coding sequence ATGACCACAGCACCACAGTTGGAACGGAAACTACCGATACCGAATGTGCCGGTCACGAACCTGCTGGCAGCCTCAGCGCTCGGCGTCTATCTTCTCGTCGTTCTCGGAGCGACCACATCCCTCCTCGATGGGGCGGTGGCCTGTCCGACGTGGCCCGCCTGCAACGGCCAGTGGATCGTCTCGCTCTCGGACCCGGCGCTCGCTGCTGCATGGGGACACCGCTTCGTGACGCTCGTGGTCGGGCTGCTCTTGCTTGGCACCATGGTAGTTGCGTGGATTCGCCCCGTCGAAAGCCGGGTCCGCCTCGCGCTTGGCGTCGCAGGGGTACTGTATCCGGGACAAATCGTCCTCGGTGCACTCACCGCGGTCACCCGGACGTCGTCGCTATTGCCGGCTGCTCACCTCGTCGTGGGGATGGGAATCTTCTCTGGGCTACTCGTCGCGCTCCTCTGGCAACTCGAGAGTGAGTCCGCTCCGTCCGTCGCTGTCACCGAAACCGAACCGGCCGCACCGGCCGGTGACCTGGTTACGACGGAGCAAGCGAGCAGCCCAGCCCACGAACGATCGAACGGCGGAGCGGACCTCGGGCAGATGTCACGAGTACGCGCGTATGTGGCGCTGACGAAGCCGAAACTCATGTGGTTGCTCTGTCTGGTCGCGCTGGCCTCGATGGGGTTGGCCGCGGGAACGAGCCTCGACCCGGGGACTGCTGTCGCGACGCTGACTGGTGGCGTACTCTCAATCGGAGCCTCAGGGACGTTCAACAACGTCCTCGAACGGGACGTCGACCGGCACATGGACCGGACTGCCGACCGACCGGTCGTGCAGGGGCAGATTTCACCTCGTCGGGCCACCGCGTTCGGTCTCCTGCTCGCGGCTGCATCTGTCGGTGTGTTCGTCGTGTTCGTCAACGCCCTCGCAGCCGCGCTAGGGCTGCTCGCAATCCTGTTCTACAGCGTGGTGTACACCCTCGTGCTGAAACCGCATACCACACAGAACATCGTCATCGGCGGGGTAGTTGGTGCGTTCCCTGCGCTGATCGGCTGGGCCGCCGTCGAAAATACGGTCGGTATGCCTGCGATCATCCTTGGTACCGTGATTTTCCTGTGGACGCCGGCCCACTTCTATAACCTCGCGCTTGCGTATCGTGAGGATTACGCGGCAGCTGGGTTTCCGATGTTGCCCGTCGTCCGCGGGGAGGCAACGACTCGACGGCACATCCTTCTGTACCTCGGGGCGACGCTACTCGGGGCGGTCGCACTCGGCGCCACAACCCGACTCGACTGGCTGTATGCCGTCACTATCGTCCTGGTCGGCGGGGTGTTTCTGTGGGCAACCGTTCGACTGTTCCGCGAACGCACCGAACAGGCCGCATTCCGGACGTTCCACGCCTCGAACGCCTATCTCGGTGGCCTGCTGATCGCGATTCTCGTGGACACCCTCCTCGTATGA
- a CDS encoding cytochrome c oxidase subunit 3 produces the protein MSDSRQPAGEPVRQGEGADGFPHGSKYPLFVGGGLFFIGLGLAWSWLFLIIGIPVELYGLWGWTREYTIEEFERGVVPEQKRQLLGVETGLLGMYMLIVSEILIFAGFFVAWFYLDATRGPFPPDGYPGLTVWLGATMTGLLLLGSLTARYGRIAVVEEGDRSKLVLGYAMTVGIGVLFLAVLAFEWSNLLAEGLRWTTGPYGATYYALAGLHAGHLIAGLVLFGIVIYRARVRDHFSANRNLMVRTAEAYWHFLTAISIAIFIFIYFGTT, from the coding sequence ATGTCTGACTCTCGACAGCCAGCTGGTGAGCCAGTTCGACAGGGTGAGGGGGCTGACGGCTTCCCCCACGGCAGTAAATATCCCCTGTTCGTCGGTGGAGGACTGTTCTTCATCGGCCTCGGCCTGGCGTGGTCCTGGCTGTTCCTCATCATCGGGATTCCGGTCGAGCTATACGGGCTGTGGGGCTGGACCCGCGAGTACACTATCGAAGAGTTCGAACGCGGTGTCGTCCCCGAGCAGAAGCGCCAGCTGCTCGGCGTCGAGACCGGACTACTCGGGATGTATATGCTCATCGTCAGCGAGATCCTCATCTTCGCGGGCTTTTTCGTGGCGTGGTTCTACCTTGACGCCACTCGCGGTCCGTTCCCCCCGGACGGCTATCCCGGGTTGACGGTTTGGCTGGGGGCCACAATGACAGGGTTGCTGCTCCTCGGGAGCCTGACCGCGCGGTACGGTCGGATCGCAGTCGTCGAGGAGGGCGACCGGAGCAAACTCGTGCTGGGATATGCCATGACTGTCGGAATCGGCGTGCTGTTCCTCGCGGTGCTTGCGTTCGAATGGTCGAACCTGCTGGCCGAGGGACTCAGGTGGACAACGGGTCCCTACGGGGCAACCTATTACGCACTGGCAGGACTGCACGCTGGTCACCTCATCGCAGGGCTGGTACTGTTCGGGATCGTCATCTACCGCGCCCGAGTCCGAGACCACTTCAGCGCCAACCGGAATCTGATGGTTCGAACGGCCGAGGCGTACTGGCACTTCCTGACCGCCATCTCGATCGCGATATTCATCTTCATCTACTTCGGCACCACCTAA
- a CDS encoding ISH3-like element ISHla1 family transposase: MSKTKQADGEIHEDQLLNFLVNRLDEEVSLSLANNAEITAEDIYEVLVGACADGTSVSTLCASSQNSPAGNTVLYHLRTKFEPERLERVANTLLRKDLDELLPEQVEVCADLHLRPYYGDEDDTDGLYHSVAKRGTTAFHAYATLYARVKNKRYTLAVRRLKDGDTASSVLAEFFGVLDGLDAGVKAVYLDRGFYDSKCLTLLQAHNYAYVIPIIRWGEAIQQELSEGWSRVIQHDLTGKLDGHSWTVDFPVYIDCTYLNGKYDENGVARHGYAADAPFIDSPRDARYHYSKRFGIESSYRLFEQAIATTTTRDPTVRLLYVVVSLLLQNVWRYLHYEYVATPRRGGRRLWWWPYKEFVNMIRRAAWTALAVRRAVPANRPPDDRFHR; encoded by the coding sequence GTGTCTAAAACCAAACAAGCAGACGGTGAGATCCACGAGGACCAGCTTCTTAACTTTCTCGTCAACCGCCTTGACGAGGAAGTTTCGCTCTCGTTAGCCAATAACGCTGAAATCACTGCTGAAGACATCTATGAGGTCCTCGTCGGCGCTTGCGCCGACGGGACCTCTGTCTCTACGCTCTGTGCGTCGAGCCAGAACTCACCCGCTGGGAACACGGTCCTCTACCATCTTCGGACGAAGTTCGAGCCGGAACGGCTCGAACGAGTCGCTAACACGCTCCTGCGAAAGGATCTCGATGAATTGCTCCCCGAACAGGTGGAGGTCTGCGCAGACCTCCACCTGCGGCCCTACTACGGTGACGAAGACGACACAGACGGCCTCTATCACTCGGTAGCGAAGCGTGGAACCACTGCGTTCCACGCCTATGCCACACTCTACGCGCGTGTGAAGAACAAACGCTACACGCTGGCGGTACGCCGTCTCAAAGACGGCGATACCGCAAGTAGTGTCCTCGCTGAGTTCTTCGGTGTCCTCGACGGCCTTGACGCCGGGGTCAAGGCCGTCTACCTTGATCGCGGATTCTACGACAGTAAGTGTCTCACGCTGCTTCAGGCGCACAATTACGCGTACGTGATCCCGATCATCCGGTGGGGTGAGGCGATTCAGCAAGAGCTCTCGGAAGGATGGAGTCGCGTCATTCAGCATGATCTGACGGGGAAACTCGACGGTCACAGCTGGACCGTCGATTTTCCCGTCTACATCGACTGTACGTACCTAAATGGGAAGTATGACGAGAACGGTGTGGCGCGTCACGGCTACGCCGCTGACGCGCCGTTCATCGACTCACCACGGGACGCTCGATACCACTACTCGAAACGCTTCGGTATCGAGTCAAGCTATCGCTTGTTTGAGCAAGCGATAGCGACAACGACAACACGAGATCCAACGGTACGGCTGCTGTACGTGGTGGTGAGTCTCCTCTTACAGAACGTCTGGCGGTACCTTCACTACGAGTATGTGGCGACGCCCCGCCGAGGCGGGCGTCGCCTCTGGTGGTGGCCGTACAAGGAGTTCGTCAATATGATTCGACGAGCTGCGTGGACGGCCCTCGCGGTGCGTCGGGCCGTCCCCGCGAATCGGCCACCTGACGACCGATTCCACCGCTAA
- a CDS encoding Eco57I restriction-modification methylase domain-containing protein: protein MDQGAVEICKLRLWLSMVADIEDEPSEVEPLPNIDFNIRQGNTLIGFTDIEEVATEEGDASLTNYGGGIGENVQEMYRDVIRSVERHRESESAREAAEARREAEKLIEEYGQHLHKKILKQFKESGVENITFDDVLGYSPFHWVLEFARVYRDGGFDVIVGNPPWDVLSSSSDEFFAQYNPTFRSLDQEEKEAFMDEKLSDPEIKSEWESYQENIGRLTEYFKNSGEYTLQTPEVAGETATYKNDLSKLFFERVFHLVDDDAYLSQVLPGLIVNGEGSKDLRMQLLNETSVQSIIEFENNGIFDIHKQQRFAVITFKNSGRTEDLWGVFDQKDTRPFTNLEEFGLHLPRRVLAEYSPEARIFPWVKSQREVEVLDKILQHPPLSAQVEDAWSINLLPEELNETRDKRKGYFDKDVDNPDYPVYTGSNVFQYQYDDTLSDANDPPTYWSVEEDRDPDSSAKRRIREKRFNAGEPKKALYDDFGGPSTSKSQIQYLTKHPRLAVSAA, encoded by the coding sequence ATTGACCAGGGGGCGGTGGAGATCTGTAAACTTCGATTGTGGCTCTCAATGGTCGCAGACATTGAAGACGAACCGAGTGAGGTGGAGCCGCTCCCCAATATTGACTTCAATATCCGACAGGGAAATACCCTGATCGGATTTACGGATATTGAGGAAGTCGCTACTGAGGAAGGTGACGCTTCGCTTACGAATTATGGCGGTGGAATCGGTGAGAACGTACAAGAGATGTACAGAGACGTAATCAGATCTGTGGAGCGACACCGGGAATCCGAATCTGCTAGAGAAGCAGCTGAGGCCCGCCGCGAGGCAGAGAAACTCATCGAAGAGTATGGTCAGCATCTTCATAAGAAAATTCTGAAGCAGTTCAAGGAATCTGGTGTTGAGAACATCACCTTTGACGATGTTCTGGGATACTCGCCATTTCACTGGGTGCTAGAGTTTGCGAGGGTCTACCGCGATGGTGGCTTTGACGTCATCGTCGGTAATCCCCCGTGGGATGTCCTAAGTTCGAGCAGTGACGAGTTTTTCGCACAATACAATCCCACCTTCAGAAGTCTGGATCAAGAAGAGAAAGAAGCGTTCATGGACGAGAAGCTGTCCGACCCTGAGATCAAGTCAGAGTGGGAGTCCTACCAGGAGAATATTGGGCGGCTCACCGAGTACTTCAAGAACAGTGGTGAATACACGCTTCAAACGCCGGAAGTTGCTGGCGAGACTGCAACCTACAAGAACGATCTTTCAAAATTGTTCTTTGAGCGGGTGTTCCACCTCGTTGATGACGATGCCTATCTTTCACAGGTCCTTCCTGGACTTATCGTGAACGGGGAAGGGTCGAAGGATCTACGGATGCAACTTCTGAACGAAACGAGTGTTCAGTCAATCATTGAGTTTGAGAATAACGGTATTTTCGACATCCACAAACAGCAGCGATTTGCTGTAATCACTTTCAAGAACTCCGGCAGAACAGAGGATCTGTGGGGCGTCTTCGACCAGAAGGATACACGACCATTCACCAACCTGGAAGAGTTTGGACTTCACCTTCCACGGCGGGTACTTGCTGAGTATTCGCCAGAAGCTCGCATCTTTCCGTGGGTGAAGAGCCAGCGGGAGGTCGAAGTACTTGATAAGATTCTGCAACATCCCCCACTCTCCGCACAGGTAGAGGATGCATGGAGTATTAATCTGCTCCCAGAAGAGCTGAATGAGACACGTGACAAGCGTAAAGGCTATTTCGACAAGGACGTTGACAACCCAGACTATCCAGTCTACACAGGTAGCAACGTCTTTCAGTACCAGTATGACGATACGCTGAGTGACGCGAATGACCCCCCTACCTACTGGAGCGTAGAGGAGGACCGAGACCCCGATAGTAGTGCAAAGCGTCGTATCCGTGAAAAGCGGTTCAACGCCGGTGAACCAAAGAAGGCACTCTATGACGACTTTGGAGGACCATCAACCAGTAAGTCACAAATTCAGTACCTCACAAAGCATCCTCGGCTAGCTGTTTCTGCGGCCTGA
- a CDS encoding ISH3-like element ISHla8 family transposase, which translates to MFTIPDPDEYLSASDVKDVAEEVITPLPLPGVEGSPLDPGDIWLVVILACTNQNSIWDTCNDTEGTPCDDTVLRWLHTLNRQWLEVVANLLLARLAMTIFDPDRSRTVSIDFIDNPYHGEHHAEKGELCSMAPKDGTTTCHRYCTAYVVSNGKPVTLAMTYVRSDEDEADAVERVLARVENYPFEIDLLLADSGFYNERVIRRARDIAPTVVHVPKKGERMKDKLETHKSYMTTYRMYKDSERELRFPLAVAVSYQNGDRGKHGEVVRGYVACGVTDRSAKQVEHRYRKRSGIETTYRLLRQARGITTTRDPVVRFAIMLVAALLENLWLVLRWAVVARPRRGGRDLPEEFTFKTFCDWIRHELEEELRRRWKIKANGVGVPASQATAAG; encoded by the coding sequence GTGTTCACCATACCTGATCCAGACGAGTACCTTTCGGCGTCGGATGTCAAAGACGTAGCGGAAGAGGTCATTACGCCACTCCCGTTGCCGGGTGTCGAGGGGAGCCCCCTCGACCCCGGCGACATCTGGCTCGTCGTCATCCTAGCCTGCACTAACCAGAACTCGATTTGGGACACCTGCAACGATACCGAGGGAACGCCGTGTGACGACACTGTCTTGAGGTGGCTCCACACACTCAACCGTCAGTGGCTTGAGGTCGTTGCCAACCTTCTGCTCGCACGGCTCGCCATGACGATTTTCGACCCTGACCGGTCGAGAACCGTCTCCATCGACTTCATCGACAATCCCTACCACGGCGAGCACCATGCTGAGAAAGGCGAACTCTGTTCGATGGCTCCTAAGGACGGGACTACGACCTGCCACCGCTACTGCACGGCGTACGTCGTCTCGAACGGGAAGCCGGTGACGCTGGCGATGACTTACGTCCGCAGTGACGAAGATGAGGCTGACGCGGTCGAGCGCGTGCTCGCCCGCGTCGAAAACTATCCCTTCGAGATCGATCTCTTGCTTGCCGACAGCGGATTCTACAACGAGCGCGTCATCCGCCGCGCTCGTGATATCGCCCCAACGGTCGTTCACGTGCCCAAGAAGGGCGAGCGCATGAAGGACAAACTCGAAACTCACAAGTCGTACATGACGACCTATCGCATGTACAAGGACAGCGAGCGGGAACTGCGCTTCCCGCTCGCGGTCGCTGTCTCCTACCAGAACGGAGATCGAGGCAAGCACGGCGAGGTCGTTCGTGGCTACGTGGCGTGTGGCGTTACTGATCGCTCAGCGAAGCAGGTCGAACACCGCTACAGGAAGCGTTCAGGCATCGAAACGACCTATCGCTTACTTCGGCAAGCACGCGGGATCACGACGACGCGTGATCCCGTCGTGCGGTTTGCCATCATGTTGGTCGCGGCATTGCTGGAGAACCTGTGGCTGGTGCTACGGTGGGCGGTCGTCGCCCGCCCACGGCGGGGCGGGCGCGACCTGCCCGAGGAGTTCACGTTCAAGACGTTCTGTGACTGGATTCGTCATGAGCTGGAAGAGGAGTTACGCCGCCGGTGGAAGATCAAAGCGAACGGGGTTGGAGTGCCAGCATCACAGGCAACGGCCGCGGGCTGA